One stretch of Flavobacteriales bacterium DNA includes these proteins:
- a CDS encoding threonine/serine exporter family protein → MRAASTRWIYHGPLPHRYPAVRPASRRSWRSRREARQGLLHPAAGLERLEALWRWPHRYGAWGAIGGYLLTSIGVAVLLRPTLHGLALSTALALACALLMHAVRKRTAWAVVAPVVASFMLSAAVAYALHLGFPERATNLLIPPLITFLPGLTLTVAVIELAYSNIISGASRLVAGFAQVVLLAFGVVGGIGLFEHPDSAVDRPEWPGRINAWRPWFGVLVFAVGLHVHQSSDRRSFGWMLVTAVAAYAAQALSGQLIDGASTAFFGAAAMTITALVIEFRFAGPPAIVTLLPAFWLLAPGSFGLRSVTGLATGAGAITDVFTLLFAMTGIAMGSLIGAFVYSVAPHPRSVTWWRMDAP, encoded by the coding sequence ATGAGGGCGGCCAGCACAAGGTGGATCTACCACGGGCCCCTACCGCATCGGTACCCTGCGGTTCGACCCGCATCGAGGAGGTCATGGCGATCGCGGCGCGAGGCCCGGCAAGGACTGCTGCACCCCGCCGCTGGGCTGGAGCGGCTGGAGGCCTTGTGGCGCTGGCCCCACCGTTACGGCGCCTGGGGCGCCATCGGTGGCTACCTGCTCACCAGCATCGGAGTAGCCGTGCTACTGCGCCCCACCCTGCATGGCCTAGCGCTGAGCACAGCCCTGGCGCTGGCCTGCGCCCTGCTGATGCACGCGGTGCGCAAGCGAACCGCCTGGGCCGTGGTGGCGCCGGTGGTGGCCTCCTTCATGCTGAGCGCCGCCGTGGCCTATGCCCTGCATCTGGGCTTCCCGGAGCGCGCTACGAACCTGCTGATCCCGCCGTTGATCACCTTCCTGCCCGGCCTGACCCTCACGGTGGCCGTGATCGAGCTGGCCTACAGCAACATCATCAGCGGGGCCAGCCGCTTGGTGGCCGGCTTCGCCCAGGTGGTACTTCTGGCCTTCGGCGTTGTGGGGGGCATCGGCCTGTTCGAGCATCCGGACAGCGCAGTGGACCGGCCCGAATGGCCCGGGCGTATCAACGCGTGGCGGCCCTGGTTCGGGGTGCTCGTGTTCGCTGTGGGGCTGCATGTGCACCAGAGCAGCGATCGCCGATCCTTCGGATGGATGCTGGTGACGGCCGTGGCGGCCTATGCGGCCCAGGCCCTCAGCGGCCAGCTGATCGATGGTGCCAGCACGGCCTTCTTCGGCGCTGCGGCCATGACCATCACCGCGTTGGTGATCGAGTTCCGCTTTGCCGGACCGCCCGCGATCGTCACCCTCCTGCCCGCCTTTTGGTTGCTTGCGCCGGGCAGCTTCGGCCTGCGCAGCGTCACCGGCCTGGCCACGGGTGCGGGCGCAATCACCGATGTGTTCACCCTGCTCTTCGCCATGACAGGCATCGCCATGGGCAGCCTGATCGGCGCCTTTGTGTACAGCGTGGCCCCGCACCCGCGCAGCGTCACCTGGTGGCGGATGGACGCCCCGTGA
- a CDS encoding tetratricopeptide repeat protein, with product MGNLQWVGIFEATIGEVLVSKHRPDEAEPHAVRAQEVTAAIGDEHMLAIAEHTLADIAFERRQWKQALERYERALGIDRALGMKENAVHVLDRKSRVLEQLGRTTEALVDGREAMELQKSYLNEGNMIAVARFEEQAAAARQQLADSLRARQLLAERDQRTIAELSASRNRTAAWGSVASPCLRCAVAPSPGARNADATMPRPHRPLPGPMSARPRRSARPPNSRTPPCGAQMDEHFISNTLNAVNAHLYTDDPDAASTLLQRFAQWIAPCWRPASTPPSP from the coding sequence GTGGGCAACCTGCAGTGGGTGGGCATCTTCGAGGCCACCATCGGCGAAGTGCTCGTGTCCAAGCACCGTCCTGACGAGGCGGAGCCGCACGCGGTGCGTGCCCAGGAGGTCACCGCGGCCATCGGCGACGAGCACATGCTCGCCATCGCCGAGCACACCCTGGCCGACATCGCCTTTGAGCGCCGCCAGTGGAAACAGGCCCTGGAGCGCTACGAGCGCGCCCTGGGGATCGACCGCGCGTTGGGCATGAAGGAGAACGCCGTGCACGTGCTGGATCGCAAGAGCCGTGTGCTGGAGCAGCTCGGTCGCACCACCGAGGCGCTGGTGGACGGACGCGAGGCCATGGAGCTGCAGAAGAGCTACCTGAACGAGGGCAACATGATCGCGGTGGCACGGTTCGAAGAGCAGGCGGCGGCGGCCCGCCAGCAGCTTGCCGACAGCCTGCGGGCCCGGCAGCTGCTCGCCGAACGCGATCAGCGCACCATCGCCGAGCTGAGCGCCTCGCGCAACCGCACGGCCGCCTGGGGGTCGGTGGCTTCGCCGTGCTTGCGCTGTGCGGTGGCGCCTTCGCCTGGCGCACGCAACGCCGACGCAACGATGCCGAGGCCGCATCGGCCCTTGCCCGGGCCAATGAGCGCACGGCCGAGGAGAAGCGCAAGGCCGCCGAATTCCAGAACGCCGCCTTGCGGCGCCCAGATGGACGAGCACTTCATCAGCAACACGCTGAACGCGGTGAACGCCCACCTGTACACCGACGACCCCGATGCCGCCAGCACGCTGCTGCAGCGCTTCGCCCAGTGGATCGCACCATGCTGGAGACCAGCCAGCACGCCACCATCCCCCTGA
- a CDS encoding response regulator transcription factor, with product MTAHSTNMDSFPPVTATAYIVEDEPKARELLGTLLAKRHPQVRLVGEAPDVHTAAEGIRATRPQILFLDVDLGGLDGFDLLKRIAPADPLVIFTTGRADHAVEAFRVEALDFLVKPITGPRFDEAVLRALKALEARSTPAPHGMVVSDRQIALPDARGLTLVHLDELLYCESDNNYTHVHRRNEPKPFVVSKGIVAFDEALAPQGFIRIHQRYLVNRKHITRYIKGEGGEVVLSNGANLPVSRRQKQELMDALERV from the coding sequence ATGACCGCTCATTCCACGAACATGGATAGTTTTCCACCTGTGACCGCCACCGCATATATCGTAGAGGACGAGCCGAAGGCCCGCGAACTGCTGGGCACACTGCTGGCGAAGCGCCATCCGCAGGTGCGGCTGGTGGGCGAGGCGCCCGATGTGCACACTGCGGCCGAGGGGATCCGCGCCACGCGGCCGCAGATCCTCTTTCTGGATGTGGACCTGGGCGGGTTGGACGGCTTCGATCTGCTGAAGCGCATCGCGCCGGCGGACCCGCTGGTGATCTTCACCACCGGCCGCGCGGACCATGCGGTGGAGGCCTTTCGGGTGGAGGCGCTGGACTTTCTGGTGAAGCCCATCACCGGTCCGCGCTTCGACGAGGCCGTGCTGCGGGCGCTGAAGGCCCTGGAGGCGCGGTCGACCCCGGCGCCGCACGGCATGGTGGTGAGCGACCGGCAGATCGCGCTGCCCGACGCGCGCGGGCTGACGCTGGTGCACCTGGACGAGCTGCTCTACTGCGAGAGCGACAACAACTACACGCACGTGCACCGGCGCAACGAGCCGAAGCCCTTCGTGGTGAGCAAGGGCATCGTGGCCTTCGACGAGGCGCTCGCCCCGCAGGGCTTCATCCGCATCCACCAGCGCTACCTGGTGAACCGCAAACACATCACGCGCTACATCAAGGGCGAGGGCGGCGAGGTGGTCCTGAGCAACGGCGCCAACCTGCCGGTGAGCCGGCGCCAGAAGCAGGAGCTGATGGACGCCCTGGAGCGTGTTTGA
- a CDS encoding SHOCT domain-containing protein — protein MVENIRARLAVPDSVQRAKDWFYTNLRVNACFFETATELAGQRWFEAYLRDKAVQWTLPFDDVKANTVEGYKYTEHYSGDISNTALDPNADVTKALPDRQVHELGQERREQQGPEAYLVSGYFRSLTFSNDQFLITITDALNDPLPKTSAQATESKGGSALENADKLKKLKELLDAGILTKAEYDAEKKKLLGTPDHILSIPPRDPPARTALLRRRPGLSVPGLR, from the coding sequence ATGGTGGAGAACATCCGCGCCCGGCTGGCGGTACCGGACAGCGTGCAGAGGGCGAAGGACTGGTTCTACACCAACCTGCGGGTGAACGCCTGCTTCTTCGAGACGGCGACCGAGCTGGCCGGCCAGCGCTGGTTCGAGGCCTACCTGCGCGACAAGGCCGTGCAGTGGACCCTGCCCTTCGATGATGTGAAGGCGAATACGGTGGAGGGCTACAAGTACACCGAGCACTACAGTGGAGACATCTCCAACACGGCGCTCGACCCCAACGCGGATGTCACCAAAGCGCTTCCAGATCGTCAAGTACACGAACTCGGACAAGAACGTCGCGAGCAGCAGGGCCCAGAGGCCTACCTGGTGTCGGGGTACTTCCGGTCGTTGACCTTTTCAAACGATCAATTCCTGATCACCATCACCGACGCATTGAACGATCCGCTGCCGAAGACCTCCGCACAGGCCACCGAGAGCAAGGGCGGCAGCGCGCTGGAGAACGCCGACAAGTTGAAGAAGCTGAAGGAGCTGTTGGACGCCGGCATCCTGACGAAAGCCGAGTACGACGCCGAGAAGAAGAAGCTGCTCGGCACCCCTGACCACATCCTGTCGATCCCACCCCGTGACCCGCCTGCTCGCACCGCTCTTCTTCGCCGCCGCCCTGGCCTGTCTGTTCCTGGGCTTCGCTGA